One window of the Nicotiana tabacum cultivar K326 chromosome 4, ASM71507v2, whole genome shotgun sequence genome contains the following:
- the LOC107777673 gene encoding putative GTP diphosphokinase RSH2, chloroplastic, giving the protein MAVPTIALYASPPSSVCSTPYPCQINSHGSYDFDLNGRSSSSSSSTSSSSGKSFVGGLSSLFSSPTVKANYSTGTEDLGSLWHERGDELSSSFRCSSLSSSLKRDQSPVSVFQGPVSTSSTGIGSCSRSPPKRIAGDVGSIRSGTGGLFNGFVRHALGSCVDHDPVTFRVLDVDSPSSGLLDELTFNMEEGFLESNSEPYAKDLLLNAQSRHKIFYDDFVIKAFYEAEKAHRGQVRASGDPYLQHCVETAVLLAMIGANSTVVAAGLLHDTLDDTFMTYDYIFRTLGAGVADLVEGVSKLSQLSKLARDFNTASKTVEADRLHTMFLAMADARAVLIKLADRLHNMMTLDALPLTKQQRFAKETLEIFAPLANRLGISTWKEQLENLCFKHLNPDQHNELSSKLVKSFDEVMITSSVGKLEQALKDDSVSYHVLSGRHKSLYSIYCKMLKKKLNMDEVHDIHGLRLIVENKEDCYKALRVVHQLWSEVPGRYKDYIANPKFNGYQSLHTVVLGEGMVPLEVQIRTKEMHLQAEYGFAAHWRYKEGACKHSSFVNQMVEWARWVVSWQCETMNRDQSSVGHTESIQPPCKFPAHSEDCPFSCKPNCGTDGPVFIIMIDNDKMSVQEFPANSTVKDLLERAGRGSSRWTPYGFPLKEELRPRLNHEPVSDPNCKLKMGDVIELTPAIPHKSLIEYREEIQRMYDRGVSPLPAANAVVGLRS; this is encoded by the exons ATGGCGGTTCCGACGATAGCACTGTACGCAAGTCCACCGAGTAGTGTGTGTTCCACGCCGTATCCATGTCAGATCAATTCACACGGGTCGTATGATTTTGATTTGAACGGCAGATCATCTTCGTCGTCATCTTCAACATCGTCTTCGTCCGGTAAATCATTTGTCGGAGGGCTATCGAGTCTGTTCTCTTCGCCGACGGTGAAGGCGAATTATTCGACAGGAACAGAGGATTTGGGGTCTTTGTGGCACGAGAGAGGTGACGAATTGAGCAGCTCGTTTCGTTGTTCGTCCCTTAGCTCGTCCTTAAAAAGGGATCAGAGTCCAGTTTCGGTTTTTCAAGGACCTGTTAGCACTAGTAGTACTGGAATTGGATCATGTTCTAGAAGTCCGCCGAAGAGAATTGCTGGGGATGTGGGGTCCATTCGTTCTGGGACTGGTGGATTGTTCAATGGATTCGTTAGGCACGCTTTAGGATCCTGCGTTGATCACGATCCGGTGACGTTCCGGGTCCTGGATGTGGATTCCCCTTCATCAGGGTTATTGGATGAACTCACGTTTAACATGGAGGAGGGTTTCTTGGAGTCGAATTCTGAACCTTATGCGAAAGATTTGCTGTTGAATGCACAGTCGAGGCATAAAATCTTTTATGATGATTTTGTGATTAAGGCATTTTATGAAGCTGAGAAAGCACATAGAGGACAG GTGCGAGCAAGTGGTGATCCTTATTTACAGCATTGCGTTGAGACTGCAGTTTTACTTGCAATGATTGGAGCTAACTCAACTGTCGTCGCTGCTGGACTTCTGCACGATACGCTTGATGACACGTTCATGACTTATGACTATATTTTCCGGACGTTAGGCGCTGGGGTTGCTGATTTGGTTGAAGGG GTGTCAAAGCTGAGTCAATTGAGCAAGCTTGCAAGAGACTTTAATACAGCTAGTAAAACTGTTGAGGCAGATCGATTGCACACCATGTTCCTTGCTATGGCAGATGCCAGAGCAGTTCTCATAAAGCTAGCTGATCGCTTGCATAATATGATGACTTTGGATGCATTGCCATTGACGAAGCAGCAAAGGTTTGCGAAggaaactttggaaatctttgcTCCTCTTGCCAATCGCTTAGGCATCTCAACCTGGAAGGAGCAGCTGGAAAACCTCTGCTTTAAACATCTTAACCCAGATCAGCACAATGAGCTCTCATCGAAACTTGTTAAGTCTTTTGATGAGGTTATGATTACTTCTTCCGTGGGGAAGTTGGAGCAAGCGCTAAAGGATGACTCTGTTTCTTATCATGTTCTCTCGGGGCGTCACAAGAGCTTGTACAGCATTTACTGCAAGATGCTAAA GAAGAAGCTTAATATGGATGAAGTCCATGACATTCATGGGTTAAGGTTGATAGTTGAAAATAAAGAAGACTGTTATAAAGCACTTCGAGTTGTTCACCAGCTATGGAGTGAAGTACCTGGGAGATACAAGGACTACATAGCAAATCCAAAATTCAACGG GTACCAATCTCTTCATACGGTTGTGCTCGGGGAAGGTATGGTGCCTCTTGAAGTTCAGATCCGGACAAAGGAGATGCACTTGCAAGCTGAATATGGTTTCGCTGCTCATTGGAGATACAAAGAAGGCGCTTGCAAACACTCTTCTTTTGTAAATCAGATGGTAGAGTGGGCTCGTTGGGTTGTTAGCTGGCAGTGTGAGACAATGAACAGAGACCAATCATCTGTTGGCCACACTGAATCTATTCAGCCACCTTGCAAATTCCCTGCTCATTCTGAAGATTGTCCATTTTCTTGCAAACCTAATTGTGGAACTGATGGACCTGTCTTTATCATTATGATTGACAACGATAAG ATGTCTGTGCAAGAATTCCCAGCAAACTCAACTGTCAAGGATCTTTTGGAGAGAGCTGGTCGTGGCAGTTCTAGATGGACACCCTATGGATTTCCATTAAAGGAAGAGCTAAGGCCAAGGTTGAACCATGAACCAGTTAGTGATCCCAACTGCAAGCTAAAAATGGGAGATGTTATAGAATTAACTCCAGCAATACCACATAAGTCATTGATCGAGTACAGGGAGGAGATCCAGCGAATGTATGATCGAGGTGTTAGTCCTCTTCCTGCTGCCAATGCAGTAGTTGGTCTGAGGAGTTGA